GTGGCTGCCCTGTTCGTTGAGCCGGTGCAGAATGCCGGCGGCTGCTTTGTGCCCCCGCCCGGCTATTTCGACCGGGTCCGTGAGATCTGCAACCGTCACGACGTGTTGCTGGTTTCCGACGAGGTCATCTGCGCCTACGGGCGCATCGGCCACATGTTCGGGTGCGAGCGGTTTGGCTACATACCCGACGTGATCACCTCGGCGAAGGGCCTCACCTCGGGCTACGCGCCGCTCGGCGCCATGATCGTGAGTGACCGGGTGGCCGAGCCCTTCGTGGGCACCGGCGACTCGTTCCTGCATGGCATTACCTTCGCGGGCCATCCGGTGAGCTGCGCCGTGGCGCTGGCCAACCTCCAGATCTTCCAGGACGAAGGCATCATCGGCCACGTCCAGACGAACGAGTCGGCCTTCCGGGCCGCGCTAGACGATCTGGCTGATCTGCCGATCGTCGGCGACATCCGTGGTGCCGGCTACTTCTACGGCATCGAACTCGTTCGGGACCGCGACACCCGGGCCTCGTTCAGCGACGACGAGCGCGAGCATCTACTACGAGGTTTCCTGTCCAACCGCCTTCTGGAACTAGGCCTGATCTGTCGGGCCGATGACCGGGGTGAACCGGTTATCCAGCTCTCGCCACCGCTCATCGCCGGCCCAGATGAGTTCGCGGAGATCAACTCGAAACTCCGTCAGGCGCTAACCGAAGCCATGGCTGAGTTGGGCGTGTAGGACCGGCATCGTGAACGAGCTGACGGGGGCCCCGGGACGGTCTACGAGCGAGGTCTTCCCTCTCGACGAAAAGGATCGAGCGATCATCACTGAACTCCAGGTGGACGGGCGCATGTCCTACGCCGACCTAGCGCCACGCGTCGGCCTGTCCCAGGCAGCGGTGCGTCAGCGGGTCAACCGGCTTATCGGGCGTGGGGTCATGCAGGTGGTGGCCGTGACCGATCCCCTCAGCCTCGGCCTGTCCACCCAGGCCATGGTTGGTATCAGCGTCTCCGGTGACGTCCGGGCGGTGGCTGCTGCGGTCTCTGAGTGTCGGGAGGCCGAGTATGTCCTGATCACCGCTGGCCGCTACGACGTGCTAGCCGAGGTTCTGTGCGAGGACAGCGAGGCTCTGCTGTCGCTGGTCAACGACCGAATCCGGTCTATCGACGGCGTGGCCTCCACCGAGGTGTTTCCCATACTCAAGATGGAGAAGATGACGTTCTCCTGGGGCACCGGCTAACGCTTGCTTCCCGGTCTCACCGGTCTGGTCAACGCAGAGCGTTGGCCAGGGTGTCGATGACGCGGCCGATTTCGTCGTCGGTAATGACGAGCGGCGGACAGATGGCCAGGCAGGTCCCGATGGGCCGCACTATCACCCCCTCCTCAAGGATGGCGTTTCGTACCGGGATGGAGTCGCGGCCCAGTTCCGCGGCGTACACCGCGCCCATGCCCCGCCACGATTCGATGTGTCCGTCGGCCGCCAGGGCACGCAGGCCCTCCTGGAGCTTTTCGCCGACGTGGTTGGCCCGCTGATCAAGGCCTTCGTCGGTCATGATCTGGAGGTTGGCTATGCCCGCTGCGCACGAGGCATGGTGTCCCGAGTACGTGTAGCCGGTTCGGAGCAGGAAGCCGGGCTCTTCGAGCTCCTCGCAGACGGCCCGGGACACGATGACGCCGGACAGCGGGAGGTAGCCCGACGTGACGCCCTTGGCGAAGGTGATCAGGTCAGGGGTGACGCCAAAGGTCTGGGCGCCGAACCATTCGCCGGTCCGACCGAAGCCGCAGATTACCTCATCGAAGATGAGCAGTGCCCCGTTGTCGTCACACAGGCGACGCAGGCCCTCGAGGTAGCCGTCGGCCGGTGGGAAGACACCGCCAGCACCCTGTAGCGGCTCGGTCAGGACAGCGGCAATCCGGTCACCCTGCTCGGCGAAGATCGACGCCATGGCCTCTAGGTCGTCGTGGGGGACCTCCAGGAAGTGGGGGACCAGGTCGCCCCAGCCCTCACGGTTGGGGGCGATGCCCTGAGCTGACGTCCCTCCGAAGTTAGTTCCGTGGTAGCCGTTGGTGCGCTTGATGATGACCTGGCGACCCTCGGTGCCCCGGCGTTGCTGGACCAGTCGGGCAATCTTCAGCGCGGTGTCGACAGCCTCAGATCCCGAGCAACCCAGGAAGGTCCGTCCGTCGGGGTGCGGCGACCGCTCCACGATCATCTCAGCCACCCGGGCGGCGGGACCGTTGGTGAACGGAGCGAAGGTGTTGTACGCCTCCATCTGGTGCATCTGAGCGGTGACGGCGTCGATGATCTCGGTACGTCCGTGGCCGACCTGACAGAGCCAGAGGTTGGCCATGGCGTCGACATAGTCCTTGCCGGAGGCGTCGTAGACGAGCGAGCCCTCGCCGCGGACGATGTCGATGAAGTCGCCCTCGGGCATGGCCGGTGGGGAAAACGGGTGGAGCAGGGCGTTGGTCATTGAAAGGGCCTCCTGATCGGGTCGGTGGGGACGCCGGGTTGGACGAGCTGACGGTCGGTGGGTCGCGTGAGTATGGCACCAATCAGCAAAAGGATCGCCATGGTGGAGGCGGTGACAATCCAGGCCGTGAGGTCACCGTGGCTGTCGTAGATCATGGCAATGATCATGGCTGCCACCGCGGCCGTGGCCACCTCGACGGCACCCATGAGGCCCTGCGCGGAGGCCTGTCGGTTCTCGGCCACTGCGGCGGCCACCAGCATGGGGGCCGACGGGAAGGTGAAGCCCTCCATTACCGAGGTGGCCATGGTGATGGCCACCAGGGCGGCCACTCCGGGGACGACGCCGTAGAAGGTGGTCAGCAGGGTGATGCTGGCCAGGCCTCCGATGGCCCACCGGCGGGCGCCGTACCGCTGGGCCAGCGAGCCACCCAGTGGGGACAGCAGGGCGATGGGGAGAGCCGCCAGGGTGATCCCGACCGCCAGAGTGGTCTGGGTGGCGCCGCGGGTATCCATCTCGAGGACCCACACGGCCTCGAAGGCACCGATGAACACGAAGTAGGCCGCCACCACGAAGAAGGCGCCCACCAGGCGGCGGATGCGAAGCAGGCCCTTGAGGCCGAGGCCCTCCTCGTCTCGTGCCGCCGTGTCGGGTTGGGCCCGGAAGGAGACGGGCAGCAGCATGGCCAATGCGACGGCCATGGCCCAGAACGTGAACCGAAAGCCACCGATACCGGCCAGCAGGGAGGCGATCATCGGACCGGCCACGAAGCCGCCGACGTCCCACGCTCCAAGGCGACCCATGTTGCGTCCCAGGTTCGTCGGATCGGCCACGATGACCGTGCGTCGGGCCGCCGGGCCGGCAGTGCCCAGGGCGAAGCCGAAGACCGCCCGCCCGAGCACGTAGTGCCAAAGATCCTGGCCGACGGCCAAGAGCACCATGCCGACGACGCCGAGGGCGAGGCCGCCGCGAAGCATGGCCGGGGCCCGGCCCCGGTCGGCTTGGGGGGCCATGCTGATGTTGGCCACGAAGGCCGCCGCGAATCCCGCAGCGATGGCCAGGCCGATCCCGGTATCGGTGAACCCGAGCTCACTGCGGATCTCGGCAAGCAGCACGATGATCGACCCCAGCCCCGCTGACGCCCCGAACAGGATCAGGAAGTAGGGAGCAAGGCTGGGCCCGGTCTTGGAGGGCTCACCGTTACTCGTCAGATCCTCAGCCACGGACGTCGACGCCGGGGAGCACACAGAGCATCTCGTAGAGGAGGTTGGCGGCCACCAGACTGGTCATGCCGGTGGTGTCGTAGATGGGGGCCACCTCGACGAGGTCGCATCCCACGAGGTCCAGACCACGGCAACCCCGGATCACCTCGAGGCCCTGGGGCATGGTGAGGCCACCGACCTCGGGCGTGCCGGTGCCGGGTGCGTACGCGGGGTCCAGGCCGTCGATGTCGAAGCTCAGGTAGACGGGGCCTCCGTCCACCTGTTCGCGCACCTCGGCCATGAGCGGTTCGAGGCTGCGGTGCCAGCATTCCTCGGCCTGAACGACCCGGAAGCCCTGCTCCCGCGACCAGTCGAAGTCATCGGCCGCATAGCCGGTGCCCCGAACACCGATCTGGACGACACGGTTGCTGTCCAGCAGGCCTTCTTCGACGGCCCTCCGGAACGGGGTGCCGTGTGCCACCTTGGAGCCGAACATGGTGTCGTTGATGTCGGTGTGGGCGTCCACGTGGATCAGCCCGACTGGGCCGTGCTTACTGGCCATGGCTCGCAGGATGGGCAGCACGATGGTGTGGTCGCCGCCCATTGACGCGGTGATCACGTCGTGGGCCAGCAGGTCGACGTAGTGGGCCTCGATGGCATCCACGGCGGCCCCCAGGTCGAAGGGGCTGGCTGCCACGTCGCCCGTGTCATCGATGCGGAGGCTGTCGAACGGGGCGGCCCGGGTGGCCATGTTGTAGGGGCGAAGCAGCACCGATTCGGAGCGGATGTCGCGAGGGCCGAAGCGGGCGCCCGGCCGGTTGGAGGTGCCGATGTCCATGGGGACGCCCACCACGGCGACGTCCAGGTCAGCCGGCTCGGTGGTGCCGGGAAGGCGCATGAAGGTGGCAATGCCGCCGAAGCGGGGCATCTCGTTGCCGCCGAGGGGTTGGGGGTTCCCTGTCTTGAATCGCTGGGTCATCGGGGGAGTATTCCACGGGTGGTCCTGGTGAGTCGCCTCGAATCGGTGGTGGCGGTCGGGCCATGGCAGGCTCCGCACCATGGTCCACGAGAGTTACCGACATGAACACGACAAGGGCCTGATGGCTGAGCTTCGATGGCTTCGAAAGATCCGCACCTTCTGGCAGACCGACCTGAACCGGGCCATCGTCGACCTGGCAGCTCCTCAGCCCGGTGAGCGTGGTCTAGACGTGGGAGCCGGCATGGGTGCAGCCACGGTTCTGGCAGCCAGGCGTGGTGCCCACGTGGTGGCCGTGGAGCCGGGCGGCACCATGCGCCTGGTGGCCCGGGGGCGACGATTATTCAACCGGAGTCGGCGGAGGATCACCGTCGAACCCGGGGTGGCCGAGGACCTGCCGGTGGCCGGGGGATCCACTGAAGTGCTCTGGGCGGGTAACGCCATGCACCACTGGGTCGACCATGAGGCGGCGTTCGCCGAGTTTGCGCGGGTGTTGGCGCCAGGCGGCCGGCTGGTACTGGTCGACGAGGACTATGACGACCCGACCCATCCCGACCATGGAGAGTTTGCCGGTCACGAGGCCGAGTTGACGCCGGTCGACGTGGAAGCCATCGCCGTGGCCATGGTGGCTCTGGGGCTGGATGCCGCCGGTACCTACGAGGTGGTGGCCGGCGTCCCGGCCAAGGTCGTTCGGGCGACCAAGCCGGTTTAACGCAGGTCAATCCTGAACGGGATCAATGGGAGTGATGGGCGGGTGGGCTGCCTCGACGACGGCGGCCGCCGCGAGGGT
Above is a window of Acidimicrobiales bacterium DNA encoding:
- a CDS encoding aspartate aminotransferase family protein — encoded protein: MSEHQRLAELAEKHLWGHFSVLKNDIDGTRVIERGQGCHVWDAEGNRYLDGLAGLFVSQLGHGRPELARAAGDQAATLGYFPIWTYGHPTAIELSAILAGLAPGDLNRVFFTTGGSEAVESAWKLARQYFKLKGKPDKVKVVSRNLAYHGTTMGALSITGLDSIKTVFEPLVPGAIKVPETNHYRCPTCQDDPHCSLHAADAIEEAIIREGPDTVAALFVEPVQNAGGCFVPPPGYFDRVREICNRHDVLLVSDEVICAYGRIGHMFGCERFGYIPDVITSAKGLTSGYAPLGAMIVSDRVAEPFVGTGDSFLHGITFAGHPVSCAVALANLQIFQDEGIIGHVQTNESAFRAALDDLADLPIVGDIRGAGYFYGIELVRDRDTRASFSDDEREHLLRGFLSNRLLELGLICRADDRGEPVIQLSPPLIAGPDEFAEINSKLRQALTEAMAELGV
- a CDS encoding Lrp/AsnC family transcriptional regulator, with the translated sequence MNELTGAPGRSTSEVFPLDEKDRAIITELQVDGRMSYADLAPRVGLSQAAVRQRVNRLIGRGVMQVVAVTDPLSLGLSTQAMVGISVSGDVRAVAAAVSECREAEYVLITAGRYDVLAEVLCEDSEALLSLVNDRIRSIDGVASTEVFPILKMEKMTFSWGTG
- a CDS encoding aminotransferase class III-fold pyridoxal phosphate-dependent enzyme, encoding MTNALLHPFSPPAMPEGDFIDIVRGEGSLVYDASGKDYVDAMANLWLCQVGHGRTEIIDAVTAQMHQMEAYNTFAPFTNGPAARVAEMIVERSPHPDGRTFLGCSGSEAVDTALKIARLVQQRRGTEGRQVIIKRTNGYHGTNFGGTSAQGIAPNREGWGDLVPHFLEVPHDDLEAMASIFAEQGDRIAAVLTEPLQGAGGVFPPADGYLEGLRRLCDDNGALLIFDEVICGFGRTGEWFGAQTFGVTPDLITFAKGVTSGYLPLSGVIVSRAVCEELEEPGFLLRTGYTYSGHHASCAAGIANLQIMTDEGLDQRANHVGEKLQEGLRALAADGHIESWRGMGAVYAAELGRDSIPVRNAILEEGVIVRPIGTCLAICPPLVITDDEIGRVIDTLANALR
- a CDS encoding MFS transporter, with product MAEDLTSNGEPSKTGPSLAPYFLILFGASAGLGSIIVLLAEIRSELGFTDTGIGLAIAAGFAAAFVANISMAPQADRGRAPAMLRGGLALGVVGMVLLAVGQDLWHYVLGRAVFGFALGTAGPAARRTVIVADPTNLGRNMGRLGAWDVGGFVAGPMIASLLAGIGGFRFTFWAMAVALAMLLPVSFRAQPDTAARDEEGLGLKGLLRIRRLVGAFFVVAAYFVFIGAFEAVWVLEMDTRGATQTTLAVGITLAALPIALLSPLGGSLAQRYGARRWAIGGLASITLLTTFYGVVPGVAALVAITMATSVMEGFTFPSAPMLVAAAVAENRQASAQGLMGAVEVATAAVAAMIIAMIYDSHGDLTAWIVTASTMAILLLIGAILTRPTDRQLVQPGVPTDPIRRPFQ
- the speB gene encoding agmatinase; its protein translation is MTQRFKTGNPQPLGGNEMPRFGGIATFMRLPGTTEPADLDVAVVGVPMDIGTSNRPGARFGPRDIRSESVLLRPYNMATRAAPFDSLRIDDTGDVAASPFDLGAAVDAIEAHYVDLLAHDVITASMGGDHTIVLPILRAMASKHGPVGLIHVDAHTDINDTMFGSKVAHGTPFRRAVEEGLLDSNRVVQIGVRGTGYAADDFDWSREQGFRVVQAEECWHRSLEPLMAEVREQVDGGPVYLSFDIDGLDPAYAPGTGTPEVGGLTMPQGLEVIRGCRGLDLVGCDLVEVAPIYDTTGMTSLVAANLLYEMLCVLPGVDVRG
- a CDS encoding class I SAM-dependent methyltransferase, whose protein sequence is MVHESYRHEHDKGLMAELRWLRKIRTFWQTDLNRAIVDLAAPQPGERGLDVGAGMGAATVLAARRGAHVVAVEPGGTMRLVARGRRLFNRSRRRITVEPGVAEDLPVAGGSTEVLWAGNAMHHWVDHEAAFAEFARVLAPGGRLVLVDEDYDDPTHPDHGEFAGHEAELTPVDVEAIAVAMVALGLDAAGTYEVVAGVPAKVVRATKPV